A window from Pirellulales bacterium encodes these proteins:
- a CDS encoding glycerol-3-phosphate dehydrogenase/oxidase encodes MTSTRPTVLILGAGINGCALARELALSGVDIHLVDQADIAFGATAYSSRLIHGGLRYLEYGEFDLVRESLAERTRLLRLAPQFVRPLQLFIPTDNRFGGLVSSAARFLGWPKRWAEAPAGRRGALLVRMGLWFYDTYARDPSLPKRATHRAGAPDVVRVDASKFRWLLSYYDAQVRYPERFTVALATDAARIAAEQGAVFRLHTYAHTRLAGRRASIHSVSTGEMLDEFAPDVIVNATGAWVDLTLAELHVPSKPLMGGTKGSHFVTHHAALRDALDSKAIYAEATDGRPVFILPFGDGVLVGTTDEPYSGDPADALASGAEIDYLLATVNDIVPGVDINAADIDLHYCGVRPLPRVAADRPAAITRRHWIQEHRDQTPPLYSIIGGKLTTCRSLAEESARTILKRLDREPTTNSRERLLPGANDYPTNATDIAARQATIARCVRLTTQQVAAVWALCGTDCETALAGEDHDPASLAGTSLPARFARHVIRHEWATTLDDLVERRLMLLFQPALCVACLRQLAELMVAEGKLQPPAVDAAIETTITRLATHFGKRVAPLAT; translated from the coding sequence GTGACAAGCACTCGGCCCACGGTTCTGATTCTCGGCGCAGGAATCAACGGCTGCGCGCTGGCGCGCGAACTGGCGCTGTCGGGCGTCGATATCCATTTGGTGGATCAGGCCGATATCGCCTTTGGGGCCACCGCCTACTCGTCGCGCCTGATTCACGGCGGACTGCGCTATCTGGAATATGGCGAGTTCGACCTGGTGCGCGAATCGCTCGCCGAGCGCACTCGGCTGTTACGCCTGGCGCCGCAGTTCGTGCGGCCGCTGCAACTCTTTATTCCCACCGACAACCGCTTCGGCGGATTGGTCTCGTCGGCGGCGCGATTCTTAGGCTGGCCTAAGCGCTGGGCCGAGGCGCCGGCCGGCCGCCGCGGCGCGCTGCTCGTGCGCATGGGGCTATGGTTCTACGACACCTACGCCCGCGATCCGTCGCTCCCCAAGCGGGCGACCCATCGCGCCGGGGCGCCCGATGTGGTGCGCGTCGACGCGAGCAAATTTCGCTGGCTCTTGTCATATTACGACGCGCAGGTGCGCTACCCGGAGCGGTTCACCGTGGCGCTGGCCACCGACGCCGCGCGCATCGCGGCCGAGCAAGGCGCCGTGTTTCGCTTGCACACCTACGCCCACACTCGGCTGGCGGGGCGCCGCGCGAGCATCCACTCGGTATCGACGGGCGAAATGCTCGACGAATTTGCGCCAGACGTGATCGTGAACGCCACCGGCGCCTGGGTCGATCTGACATTGGCCGAGTTGCACGTGCCTTCCAAACCGCTAATGGGAGGCACCAAGGGGAGCCACTTTGTAACGCATCACGCTGCCTTGCGCGACGCGCTCGACAGCAAGGCCATCTACGCCGAGGCGACCGATGGCCGGCCCGTTTTTATCCTGCCGTTTGGCGATGGCGTGCTGGTGGGCACCACCGACGAGCCCTACTCTGGCGACCCGGCCGACGCGCTGGCCAGCGGCGCCGAGATTGACTACCTGCTGGCCACCGTGAATGACATTGTGCCCGGTGTGGATATCAATGCCGCCGATATCGACCTGCACTATTGCGGCGTGCGTCCGCTGCCGCGCGTCGCCGCCGATCGACCGGCGGCAATCACCCGCCGGCACTGGATACAGGAGCATCGCGACCAGACGCCGCCGCTCTATTCGATCATTGGCGGCAAGCTCACCACCTGCCGGTCGCTGGCTGAGGAGAGCGCGCGCACGATACTCAAGCGCCTCGATCGAGAGCCGACAACCAATTCGCGCGAGCGTCTGTTGCCGGGCGCCAACGATTATCCCACCAACGCGACCGACATCGCCGCGCGCCAAGCGACGATTGCGCGGTGCGTGAGGCTGACCACGCAGCAGGTCGCCGCGGTGTGGGCCCTCTGCGGAACAGATTGCGAAACGGCGCTCGCCGGCGAAGACCACGACCCGGCAAGCCTCGCCGGCACGTCGTTGCCGGCGCGGTTCGCGCGGCACGTCATCCGACACGAATGGGCGACCACGCTCGATGATCTGGTCGAGCGGCGACTGATGCTGTTGTTTCAGCCCGCGCTGTGCGTCGCATGTCTGCGGCAACTGGCGGAGTTAATGGTGGCAGAAGGAAAATTGCAGCCACCTGCGGTCGATGCCGCCATCGAGACGACGATCACTCGGCTGGCGACCCACTTTGGCAAGCGCGTGGCGCCGCTGGCAACTTAA
- a CDS encoding type 1 glutamine amidotransferase translates to MTTDAAAKGRRFLFFVEDIYEDLELWYPKLRLIEAGAEVVVAGPQAGHVYHGKHSYPCKSDAAIADVQARDFHGVVLPGGFSPDKLRRDAKLLELIRQCSADGKVIAAICHGGWMAISAGVYRGVRVTGSPGIKDDLVNAGAIWEDAAVVVDRHFVSSRKPDDLPLFCQGIFQVLAGK, encoded by the coding sequence ATGACCACCGACGCCGCGGCCAAGGGGCGCCGCTTTCTGTTCTTTGTTGAAGACATCTACGAAGACCTGGAATTGTGGTATCCCAAGCTGCGCCTGATCGAGGCCGGCGCCGAAGTGGTGGTGGCGGGCCCCCAGGCGGGACACGTCTATCACGGCAAGCACAGCTACCCGTGCAAGTCAGACGCGGCCATCGCCGACGTGCAAGCGCGCGACTTTCATGGCGTGGTGCTCCCCGGCGGCTTCTCGCCCGACAAGCTGCGCCGCGATGCCAAACTACTGGAGTTGATTCGCCAGTGTAGCGCCGATGGCAAAGTAATCGCGGCCATCTGCCACGGCGGCTGGATGGCGATCTCGGCCGGCGTCTATCGCGGCGTGCGGGTGACAGGCTCCCCTGGCATCAAGGACGATTTGGTCAACGCCGGCGCCATTTGGGAAGACGCGGCGGTGGTGGTCGACCGTCACTTTGTCTCCAGCCGCAAGCCCGACGATCTGCCGCTGTTCTGCCAAGGCATCTTTCAAGTGCTGGCGGGCAAGTAA
- the malQ gene encoding 4-alpha-glucanotransferase → MGAEEWISDSYYDALGGQHFAPRSTIAAIRLAMGLDESAPEPKYPPVYVIRAGHELSLAAPAEIQLEDGATLRATDRLPGDLPLGYHQLRYDDAAASIPLIISPGKCYLPDGLKLWGWVAQLYSVRSQASWGIGDLADLEQLARWSAGQGAGLLVVNPLSAPAPVLPQEASPYYPSSRRYRNPLYLCVDRVPGAAEVADALAPLAREAHLLNHVSRIDRDAIYRLKLLALEKLFARFTGDADFDRYLAEQGTALTEFSTYCALAERHGAYWPQWPTELRHPTSAAVAEFQRAAAERVRFHAWLQWLLDSQLREAGRHLRLMSDLPIGCDISGADAWAWQDMIAADMQIGAPPDLYNTAGQCWGMPPIIPHKLRQAGYRPFIETIRASLRHSGGVRIDHILGFFRLFWIPQGAPASDGAYVSYPAEELLDILALESVRAGAVIVGEDLGTVGGDVRQWLAERRLLSYRVLYFEPEPPRNYPYLSLATVSTHDLPTVAGLWSGADAEDQVQLGINPSADLMERPREQLARLGGLAHNAPVDDAILAAHRALAEAPSALITATLEDAAAQAERPNMPGTVAAQRPNWSIALPLSLEQLLAAPRTKEIAAALTQTHGAPPNN, encoded by the coding sequence ATGGGCGCAGAAGAGTGGATATCTGACTCCTATTACGATGCTCTAGGAGGCCAACACTTTGCCCCGCGAAGTACCATTGCGGCGATTCGGCTGGCGATGGGACTTGATGAGTCGGCCCCCGAACCCAAGTATCCCCCGGTTTATGTGATTCGCGCCGGCCACGAGTTGTCGCTGGCCGCGCCGGCGGAGATACAGTTGGAAGATGGCGCCACGCTCCGCGCCACCGACCGCCTGCCGGGCGACCTGCCGCTGGGCTATCACCAATTGCGGTACGACGACGCAGCCGCATCGATTCCGCTCATCATCAGTCCAGGCAAGTGTTACCTGCCCGACGGTTTGAAGTTGTGGGGCTGGGTGGCGCAGCTCTATTCGGTTCGCTCGCAAGCCAGTTGGGGCATCGGCGACCTGGCCGATTTGGAGCAGCTTGCGCGCTGGAGCGCGGGCCAAGGCGCTGGGCTATTGGTGGTGAACCCTCTTTCGGCGCCCGCGCCGGTGCTGCCGCAAGAGGCCAGTCCCTACTACCCCAGCAGCCGGCGATACCGCAATCCGTTGTATCTGTGCGTCGATCGTGTGCCGGGCGCCGCGGAGGTGGCCGACGCGCTGGCGCCATTGGCGCGCGAAGCGCATCTGTTGAACCACGTCTCGCGCATCGACCGCGACGCGATTTATCGGCTCAAGCTGCTCGCTCTGGAAAAGCTGTTTGCGCGCTTTACGGGCGATGCCGACTTCGACCGCTATCTGGCCGAGCAGGGAACGGCGCTCACGGAGTTTTCCACCTACTGCGCGCTGGCCGAGCGGCACGGCGCCTATTGGCCACAGTGGCCCACCGAACTGCGACATCCCACTAGCGCGGCGGTGGCCGAGTTTCAACGCGCCGCGGCGGAGCGCGTGCGTTTTCATGCCTGGCTGCAATGGCTGTTGGACAGTCAACTGCGCGAGGCGGGGCGGCATCTGCGGCTCATGTCCGATCTGCCGATTGGTTGCGACATCAGCGGCGCCGATGCCTGGGCCTGGCAGGACATGATCGCCGCCGACATGCAGATTGGCGCCCCGCCCGACTTGTATAACACGGCCGGCCAGTGCTGGGGGATGCCGCCAATCATTCCGCACAAACTGCGTCAGGCGGGCTACCGACCCTTCATCGAAACGATTCGCGCCAGTCTGCGGCACTCGGGAGGCGTGCGGATCGATCACATCCTCGGCTTCTTTCGCTTGTTTTGGATACCGCAAGGCGCGCCGGCCAGCGATGGCGCCTATGTCAGTTACCCGGCCGAGGAACTGCTCGATATTCTCGCGCTCGAAAGCGTGCGCGCCGGCGCGGTGATCGTGGGAGAGGACTTGGGCACTGTCGGCGGCGACGTGCGGCAATGGCTCGCCGAGCGGAGGCTGCTCTCGTATCGCGTGCTGTACTTCGAGCCCGAACCGCCGCGCAATTATCCGTATCTGTCGCTGGCGACGGTCTCGACGCACGACTTGCCGACCGTGGCCGGCCTGTGGAGTGGCGCCGACGCCGAGGATCAGGTGCAATTGGGCATTAACCCCAGCGCCGATCTGATGGAGCGGCCGCGCGAACAACTAGCGCGGCTAGGGGGCTTGGCTCACAACGCGCCGGTGGACGACGCCATCTTGGCCGCGCATCGCGCCCTGGCCGAAGCGCCATCGGCCCTCATCACCGCGACGCTGGAAGACGCCGCCGCGCAGGCCGAGCGGCCCAACATGCCGGGCACAGTCGCGGCGCAGCGGCCCAACTGGTCGATCGCGCTGCCATTGTCGCTTGAGCAACTGCTGGCGGCGCCGCGCACGAAAGAGATTGCCGCGGCGCTCACTCAAACGCATGGCGCGCCGCCCAACAACTAG
- the surE gene encoding 5'/3'-nucleotidase SurE, translating to MQILLTNDDGIYAPGLRALERELAALGDVCVVAPLVEQSGVAHSITFLSPLVVQEVFDDDRRLRGYAVEGSPADCVKIGVFEFCKKRPDLVVSGINSGLNAGINVLYSGTVAAAIEGAFFDLMSVAVSLEYSATADYARAASIARRVIEQILEKRGATPQLYNLNMPLAALQGKPQVKVVPMGIARYGEGFEKRVDPRGRNYYWATSDPPPPPSQHETDLTALSKGHVTVTPLHYDLTKRNLLAEMEAWNWRLSP from the coding sequence GTGCAGATCTTGCTCACCAACGACGACGGCATCTACGCACCGGGCCTGCGCGCCTTGGAGCGCGAACTGGCGGCCTTGGGAGATGTGTGCGTGGTGGCGCCGCTGGTCGAGCAGAGCGGCGTCGCCCATTCGATCACCTTTCTTAGTCCGCTCGTCGTGCAAGAGGTGTTCGACGATGATCGCCGGCTGCGCGGCTACGCCGTCGAGGGGAGCCCTGCCGACTGCGTGAAGATCGGCGTCTTCGAGTTTTGCAAGAAGCGACCCGACCTGGTGGTGTCGGGCATCAACTCGGGATTGAACGCCGGCATCAACGTGCTGTACTCGGGCACGGTGGCGGCAGCGATCGAAGGCGCCTTTTTCGATCTGATGAGCGTGGCGGTGTCGTTGGAGTACAGCGCCACGGCCGACTACGCGCGCGCGGCCAGCATCGCGCGGCGAGTGATCGAGCAAATACTGGAGAAGCGCGGCGCGACGCCGCAGCTTTATAATCTCAACATGCCGCTGGCGGCGCTCCAGGGGAAACCGCAGGTCAAGGTGGTCCCGATGGGGATTGCTCGCTACGGCGAGGGCTTCGAGAAGCGGGTCGACCCGCGCGGTCGCAACTATTACTGGGCGACCAGCGACCCGCCGCCCCCCCCCAGTCAGCACGAAACCGACTTGACCGCCCTATCTAAAGGGCATGTGACCGTCACACCTCTCCATTACGACCTGACTAAACGGAACCTGTTGGCCGAAATGGAGGCCTGGAACTGGCGACTTTCTCCCTAG